The Chitinophaga flava genome has a segment encoding these proteins:
- a CDS encoding SGNH/GDSL hydrolase family protein, translated as MNHSNRRNFLKNVSLGSLAAISIPQIVSAAVVADKIKKITIKKEGVVLFQGDSITDVGRKREAADPNNGQALGGGYPHLAAASLLLKRAGDNLKFYNKGISGNKVYQLAERWDTDCLQLKPDVLSILIGVNDFWHTLNGNYKGTSKVYRDDYDKLLDRTKQALPDLQLIIGEPFAVKGVKAVDEKWYPVFNEYRAAARELADKYKATFIPYQAIYDKAQQSAPAVYWTPDGVHPSVAGAQLMADAWLQCIK; from the coding sequence ATGAATCACTCGAACCGTCGAAACTTCCTTAAAAACGTTTCCCTGGGGAGCCTTGCTGCTATTAGCATCCCTCAGATAGTGTCTGCTGCTGTGGTGGCGGATAAAATCAAAAAAATAACTATCAAAAAAGAAGGTGTGGTCCTTTTTCAGGGGGATTCCATTACAGATGTGGGCCGCAAGCGGGAAGCAGCCGATCCTAACAACGGTCAGGCGCTGGGAGGCGGATATCCGCATCTGGCAGCGGCTTCCCTGTTGCTGAAGCGGGCTGGCGATAACCTGAAGTTTTACAACAAAGGTATTAGCGGCAATAAAGTGTATCAGCTGGCAGAACGCTGGGATACTGATTGCCTTCAACTAAAGCCCGATGTACTCAGTATCCTGATTGGGGTCAACGATTTCTGGCATACGCTCAACGGAAACTATAAAGGTACTTCCAAAGTGTACCGTGATGACTACGATAAACTGCTGGATCGTACGAAACAGGCATTGCCTGACCTGCAGCTGATCATCGGTGAACCTTTTGCTGTAAAAGGCGTAAAGGCTGTAGATGAAAAATGGTATCCTGTGTTTAATGAATACCGCGCAGCTGCCCGTGAATTGGCAGATAAATACAAAGCAACTTTTATTCCCTACCAGGCTATTTATGATAAAGCCCAACAATCAGCTCCTGCTGTTTACTGGACACCCGATGGTGTGCATCCAAGCGTAGCGGGCGCACAGCTGATGGCGGATGCCTGGCTGCAATGCATAAAATAA
- a CDS encoding acyl-CoA dehydrogenase family protein, whose protein sequence is MSGTFSKLKNAYHLLKSIDFKMLAKLSEKVDLSQVMATVAKMDDQQLNGLMKMLTSRGGKKKLPPIDGDFYDLSSRLNAEDRALQLKVRAFMEKEIQPIVNEYWMKAEFPFEIIPKFRELNICGVTYDGYGCPNRSYLMEGIIAMEMARVDASIATFFGVQSGLSMGSIYMLGSEAQKDEWLPGMQQLKTIGAFGLTEPEVGSGAAGGLTTTAKREGDTWILNGRKKWIGNATFADVIVIWARDVDDNQVKGFLVRKGTPGLSVEKMHDKMALRIVQNGLITMKDCRVAESDRLQRANSFRDTSKVLRMTRASVAWEAVGCARGAYENALAYTRTREQFGKPIASFQLIQGHLVEMLSNLTAMQTMVYRLSEIQDEGGLKDEHASLAKVFCTLRTRDVVRGAREVMGGNGILLEYNVARFVADAEAIYSYEGTKEINSLIVGRAITGISSFV, encoded by the coding sequence ATGTCCGGAACATTTTCAAAATTGAAGAATGCCTATCATCTGCTGAAGAGCATCGATTTCAAAATGCTGGCGAAACTGTCTGAGAAGGTAGACCTGTCGCAGGTGATGGCTACTGTTGCTAAAATGGATGACCAGCAGTTGAATGGTTTGATGAAGATGCTTACCAGCAGAGGAGGAAAGAAAAAATTACCGCCGATTGACGGGGATTTTTATGACCTGAGCAGCAGGCTGAATGCAGAAGACCGGGCATTGCAGCTGAAGGTGCGTGCTTTTATGGAGAAGGAGATTCAGCCTATTGTTAATGAGTACTGGATGAAAGCAGAATTTCCGTTTGAAATTATCCCGAAGTTCAGGGAGCTGAATATCTGTGGTGTTACCTATGATGGTTATGGATGTCCCAACCGTTCTTATCTGATGGAAGGGATTATTGCGATGGAAATGGCCAGGGTGGATGCATCCATCGCTACGTTTTTTGGGGTGCAGAGCGGGTTGTCGATGGGGTCCATTTATATGTTGGGTTCTGAAGCGCAGAAAGATGAATGGTTGCCTGGTATGCAGCAGCTGAAAACAATCGGGGCATTTGGGCTTACAGAGCCGGAAGTCGGTTCCGGTGCTGCCGGTGGTCTAACGACCACGGCTAAACGGGAAGGAGACACCTGGATACTGAATGGCCGGAAAAAATGGATTGGCAACGCCACCTTTGCGGATGTGATCGTGATCTGGGCCAGGGATGTGGATGATAACCAGGTGAAAGGTTTTCTGGTGCGAAAAGGTACGCCAGGCCTGTCGGTAGAGAAGATGCATGATAAGATGGCCTTGCGTATTGTGCAGAATGGCCTCATCACGATGAAGGATTGTCGCGTAGCGGAATCCGACCGCTTACAGCGGGCCAATAGCTTCAGGGATACCAGCAAGGTGCTCCGCATGACGCGTGCCAGCGTGGCCTGGGAGGCAGTAGGCTGTGCCCGCGGCGCCTATGAAAATGCATTGGCGTATACCCGTACCCGTGAACAATTCGGAAAACCGATTGCTTCCTTTCAGCTGATACAGGGTCATCTGGTGGAAATGTTGTCCAATCTCACCGCTATGCAGACAATGGTATACCGGTTGTCTGAGATACAGGATGAAGGAGGGCTGAAAGATGAACATGCCTCCCTGGCAAAAGTGTTCTGTACATTGCGTACAAGGGATGTGGTAAGAGGGGCAAGGGAAGTAATGGGCGGCAACGGTATCCTGCTGGAATATAATGTGGCTCGTTTTGTAGCAGATGCAGAAGCCATATATTCTTACGAAGGCACCAAGGAAATCAACTCGCTGATTGTAGGCCGCGCTATTACCGGTATCAGCTCGTTTGTATAA
- a CDS encoding glycoside hydrolase family 3 C-terminal domain-containing protein, whose product MHEQIKSFSAIALALALTGSSAMAQKQSPIYRQGWIDFNKNGKKDIFEDPAQPVENRVADLLSQMTLDEKTCQTATLYGYGRVLKDEMPTPEWKNKVWKDGIANIDEELNSLPFNKKAQTQWSFPYSKHTDAINTVQRWFIEETRLGIPVDFSNEAIHGLCHDRATPFCAPIGIGSTWNKALVSRAGHIAGREARLLGYTNIYVPILDPARDPRWGRVVECYGEDPFLIAELGKQMTLGVQSEGVAATLKHYAVYSVPKGGRDGNARTDPHVAPREMHQIYLYPFRRVIQEAHPMGVMSSYNDWDGEPVTGSYYFLTQLLRKEFGFDGYVVSDSEAVEYLFSKHHVATDYKDAVRQAVEAGLNVRTNFTPPEDFIMPLRELVKEGRLSMKTLDSRVADVLRVKFRLGLFDKPYADPRLADKGVHTPDDEAFALQLNRESLVLLKNEKETLPLDKKQLKNILVTGPLAAASTHAISRYGPSNNPVTTVLDGIRQQAGKGVNVMYAKGCDIVNPGWPGTEIIPTPLDASEQAAITEVVELARKSDVVIAVVGEDEKRVGESLSRTDLSLPGRQLQLLQALHATGKSVIAVLINGQPLTINWEQQNLPAILEAWFPGPQGGTAIAETLFGDYNPGGRLSVTFPKSLGQIELNFPVKPGSHADQPSSGNNGFGRTSVNGALYPFGYGLSYTSFAYGNLVVSPEKQHSQGDIQVSVEVTNTGKRKGDEVVQLYVKDKVSSVTTYVMQLRGFERISLEPGEKKTVNFTLHPEHLALLDKNMNYTVEPGEFEVLIGSSSEDIRLRKDFLIVQD is encoded by the coding sequence ATGCACGAACAGATTAAATCTTTTTCCGCGATAGCCTTGGCATTGGCCCTGACAGGCAGTTCCGCTATGGCACAGAAACAGTCACCCATTTACCGGCAGGGCTGGATAGACTTTAACAAAAACGGTAAAAAAGACATTTTTGAAGATCCAGCACAGCCGGTGGAAAACCGGGTGGCCGATCTGCTTTCGCAGATGACACTGGACGAAAAGACCTGCCAGACAGCCACGCTTTATGGCTATGGCAGGGTGCTGAAAGATGAAATGCCAACTCCCGAATGGAAAAATAAAGTGTGGAAAGACGGGATCGCCAACATCGATGAGGAACTTAACAGCCTCCCATTTAATAAAAAGGCCCAAACCCAGTGGTCCTTCCCCTATAGCAAACACACAGACGCCATCAATACCGTTCAGCGCTGGTTTATAGAAGAAACCAGGTTGGGCATTCCGGTTGACTTCAGTAATGAAGCCATCCACGGCCTCTGCCACGACAGGGCCACACCTTTCTGCGCCCCCATCGGCATCGGCAGCACCTGGAATAAAGCCCTGGTGTCCCGGGCCGGACATATCGCCGGCCGCGAAGCCAGGCTGCTGGGATATACCAATATATATGTCCCTATCCTGGACCCTGCCCGCGATCCCCGCTGGGGCAGGGTAGTGGAGTGTTATGGCGAAGATCCTTTCCTCATCGCGGAATTGGGCAAACAGATGACCCTGGGTGTGCAAAGCGAAGGAGTGGCCGCCACTCTCAAACACTACGCTGTATATAGCGTGCCCAAAGGCGGCCGGGATGGCAATGCCCGTACCGATCCGCATGTGGCTCCGCGTGAAATGCATCAGATTTATCTGTATCCCTTCCGCCGGGTAATACAGGAAGCCCATCCAATGGGCGTCATGAGCAGCTACAATGATTGGGACGGAGAACCCGTGACCGGCAGCTATTATTTCCTGACACAGCTGCTGCGGAAGGAATTTGGTTTCGATGGATATGTTGTTTCCGACAGTGAAGCGGTAGAGTATCTCTTCAGCAAACACCACGTGGCAACTGATTATAAGGATGCTGTTCGGCAGGCGGTGGAAGCCGGACTGAATGTACGTACTAACTTCACCCCGCCGGAAGACTTTATCATGCCTCTGCGGGAACTGGTGAAAGAAGGCCGGCTGTCTATGAAAACGCTCGACAGTCGTGTAGCGGATGTGTTGCGGGTGAAATTCAGACTGGGGCTGTTTGACAAGCCTTATGCAGATCCCAGGCTGGCCGACAAAGGTGTACACACACCTGATGACGAAGCCTTTGCCCTGCAACTGAACCGCGAATCCCTGGTGCTGCTTAAAAATGAAAAAGAAACATTACCCCTGGATAAAAAGCAGCTCAAAAATATCCTTGTTACGGGTCCGCTGGCGGCAGCGTCTACCCATGCAATCAGCCGCTACGGCCCTTCTAATAATCCTGTTACTACGGTGCTGGATGGTATCCGTCAGCAGGCAGGCAAGGGGGTGAACGTGATGTATGCTAAAGGATGCGATATCGTGAATCCGGGATGGCCAGGCACGGAAATCATTCCTACACCATTGGATGCCAGCGAACAGGCGGCTATCACTGAAGTGGTGGAATTGGCCCGTAAGTCAGATGTGGTGATCGCTGTGGTGGGCGAGGATGAAAAAAGAGTGGGAGAGAGTCTTTCCCGCACTGATCTCTCACTGCCTGGCAGACAACTGCAGTTGCTGCAGGCCCTCCACGCTACCGGTAAATCGGTAATCGCGGTGCTGATCAACGGACAACCACTGACGATTAACTGGGAACAGCAAAACCTGCCTGCTATCCTGGAAGCCTGGTTCCCCGGCCCTCAGGGCGGTACCGCTATTGCAGAAACACTTTTCGGTGATTACAATCCCGGTGGCCGTTTGTCTGTTACTTTCCCTAAATCGCTGGGACAGATAGAACTCAATTTCCCCGTCAAACCTGGTTCACATGCAGACCAGCCATCATCCGGGAACAATGGTTTTGGCCGCACCAGCGTGAATGGTGCCCTGTATCCTTTCGGTTATGGCCTCAGTTATACCTCCTTCGCATACGGCAACCTGGTAGTGTCTCCTGAAAAACAACATTCACAGGGGGACATTCAGGTAAGTGTGGAGGTAACCAATACGGGCAAACGAAAAGGGGATGAAGTGGTACAGCTCTATGTCAAAGATAAAGTAAGTAGCGTGACAACCTATGTGATGCAGCTGCGTGGCTTCGAGCGGATTTCTCTGGAGCCGGGTGAAAAGAAAACTGTCAACTTTACACTCCATCCGGAACACCTGGCCCTGTTGGACAAAAATATGAACTACACTGTGGAGCCGGGCGAGTTTGAGGTATTGATCGGTAGTTCCTCAGAAGACATCAGGCTGCGTAAGGACTTCTTAATTGTGCAGGACTAA
- a CDS encoding RNA polymerase sigma-70 factor, protein MITSPSYQAYNELFHSLYSELCNYANSFLDDDAAAEDVVQETFIKLWQKHRELIGIPNIKAYLYRAVRNNSISVLRKRSAEEAGNKGFEWVADVSDDPDALEIKEAKPFYEQLIYEAIANLPPQCREVFTCCRLQGMTHQQAATKLGLSAKTVENYMGRALKLLRKYLGQYGLPGILFFLLNIFNK, encoded by the coding sequence ATGATAACATCACCTTCTTATCAAGCATATAATGAGCTTTTCCATTCCCTGTATAGTGAATTGTGTAATTACGCTAATAGTTTTCTGGACGATGATGCTGCAGCAGAAGATGTAGTACAGGAAACATTTATCAAACTATGGCAGAAACACCGGGAATTAATCGGTATTCCGAATATAAAAGCCTATTTATACAGAGCTGTTCGTAATAATTCCATCTCAGTTTTGCGAAAGCGGAGTGCTGAGGAGGCCGGCAACAAAGGCTTTGAATGGGTGGCGGATGTCAGTGATGATCCCGATGCCCTGGAGATAAAGGAAGCCAAGCCTTTTTATGAACAGCTGATTTATGAAGCGATTGCCAATCTCCCTCCGCAATGCAGGGAGGTGTTCACTTGTTGCCGCCTTCAGGGTATGACCCACCAACAAGCTGCCACCAAACTGGGATTATCAGCCAAAACGGTTGAGAACTATATGGGGAGGGCGCTTAAACTGCTTCGTAAATACCTGGGGCAGTATGGGTTACCAGGGATTTTATTTTTTTTGTTAAATATATTTAACAAATAA
- a CDS encoding FecR family protein: MDTYIYEIVAKQLSSQSSPEEEVILQQWRDASAENEAEYQKTRQIWQDAPGHLPQQKQFDTAAAWNKVDRALHQAAPVRTIRMATIKYAAAAVLLIALTAGAWWLASRPSLKVQELAANDGKIKSLELSDKSMITLRPGARIKYSEGAERVVELEGEAFFEVAVDPHHPFVVKTPNQSIVEVLGTSFTVKTVDAHTTVIVTSGKVKLGMENDTSSVILTSGQKGVWGDGQLSSADNDEPNFMAWKTGILQFNDQSLVEILPQLADFYGKVIRIEDSYQATATQQKATISFQDQSCDEVLHELQLLLGFNYRQEGDTIVISK, encoded by the coding sequence ATGGATACCTACATATATGAAATAGTCGCCAAGCAACTGTCGTCGCAGTCCTCGCCTGAAGAAGAGGTTATCCTTCAGCAATGGAGGGATGCATCTGCGGAAAATGAGGCGGAATACCAGAAAACCCGGCAGATATGGCAGGACGCTCCTGGCCATCTTCCTCAGCAAAAACAATTTGATACTGCAGCCGCGTGGAACAAGGTAGACCGAGCCCTGCATCAGGCAGCGCCTGTCAGGACCATCCGCATGGCCACTATTAAATACGCAGCTGCTGCTGTATTATTAATAGCACTGACAGCCGGCGCCTGGTGGCTAGCCAGCCGTCCGTCCCTGAAAGTACAGGAACTGGCTGCCAATGATGGTAAAATCAAAAGCCTGGAACTGTCAGACAAATCCATGATCACCCTGCGCCCAGGCGCCAGGATCAAATATTCCGAAGGAGCTGAAAGAGTGGTAGAGCTCGAAGGCGAAGCCTTCTTCGAGGTTGCTGTTGACCCACACCATCCTTTCGTGGTAAAAACACCTAACCAGTCAATTGTAGAAGTATTAGGCACCTCCTTTACGGTAAAAACGGTCGATGCCCATACCACCGTTATCGTTACTTCCGGTAAGGTAAAACTAGGCATGGAAAACGACACATCCTCTGTAATCCTTACCAGTGGCCAGAAAGGCGTCTGGGGAGATGGTCAGCTCAGTTCTGCTGACAACGATGAGCCCAACTTTATGGCATGGAAAACCGGAATTTTGCAATTTAATGATCAATCACTTGTTGAAATATTGCCACAATTAGCCGACTTTTACGGGAAAGTCATCAGGATTGAGGATAGTTATCAGGCTACTGCTACCCAGCAGAAAGCTACGATCAGCTTCCAGGACCAGTCTTGTGACGAGGTTTTGCATGAATTACAACTTTTGCTTGGTTTCAACTACAGACAGGAAGGCGATACGATCGTCATCAGCAAGTAG
- a CDS encoding TonB-dependent receptor has translation MRAQTKQDAILQRSYSPPAKEGSILFYIQDIQRQTGINISYSSSFLHLNKKVQLTGNEHSTGQVLTSILQGTGIQAAAINGKIFLLRETSQTQYYTISGFVKEENSKEVIIGASIYDPVTRKGTISNSYGFYSIQVPDSCTSIVFSHVGYETVTQRLPPPDDGQLDIHMEPRNPLQPVVVTGDQDSVTLQAGYIKMPVGYVSNFPALLGEKDVLKSLQLYPGTGSSLESSSNLLIRGGGADQNLYLLDGVPLYHTGHLFGLFSIFNGDALKDVSLYKDAFPARYGGRLSSVVDIRTKDGNMKGWHGKATISPVSASTELEGPFVKDKSAMFLSFRRSLIDGLYGRQITKQYGKYALYDVNFKLNQIINNKNRIYLSFYKGQDNMTIPKDNIPFPLAEDYKFAWSNITAALKWTKVITPKIFTNTTASYSRFYNLFSQSAYIKISGDELLINGKGVSRNRDIALHNETEFTISNTQKLSFGGGYTYHNFAPTAYTTNVNPGDAIKREAPKYYMSEFTLYGEDELRFNNDKFIVRPGLHLGALAQSHSFYSSLQPRLMIRWNLPNAQYIQASYAQMTQFIHQLTTPVINLPTDLWVPSTENIKPEQAYSYSLSYQKQWDNKWRFNVNIYYKQLNDLVATNTALNIFDNSDLWEKKVISGKGYNYGSELLLEKNTGRLTGIFSYTLAWAWREFSRMNSGRMFPYKEDRRHNLSLALKYRLKPGWSLSASWKFSSGAPFTLPAQIFPDYDWGRNINGKLDERYSPFSNNQINYLPYITRLNNFRLRAVHHLDLGTNIYLGRTNAIYHTLTAGIYNIYSRSNPFIVSYDQFVTTTYDEIYPLQLYQYSLFRTLPYISYTLKF, from the coding sequence TTGCGCGCGCAAACCAAGCAGGACGCTATCCTGCAACGGTCTTATTCTCCACCGGCCAAAGAAGGTTCCATTCTCTTCTACATACAGGACATCCAACGCCAGACCGGCATCAATATCTCCTATAGCTCCAGTTTTCTGCATCTCAACAAAAAAGTACAGCTAACCGGCAATGAACACAGTACCGGACAGGTGCTTACCAGCATACTGCAAGGTACCGGCATTCAGGCAGCCGCTATCAATGGTAAAATCTTCCTGCTGCGGGAAACCTCCCAAACCCAGTATTATACCATCAGCGGGTTTGTAAAGGAAGAAAACAGTAAGGAGGTCATCATCGGTGCCTCCATTTATGACCCGGTCACCCGCAAAGGCACTATCAGCAACTCTTATGGCTTCTATAGCATCCAGGTGCCAGACAGTTGTACCAGTATCGTCTTCTCCCATGTAGGCTACGAAACAGTGACACAGCGCCTACCTCCTCCCGACGATGGCCAGCTCGACATCCATATGGAGCCACGCAACCCACTGCAACCGGTAGTCGTAACAGGCGACCAGGATTCCGTAACACTACAGGCCGGCTACATCAAAATGCCGGTAGGGTACGTTTCCAACTTCCCGGCCCTGCTTGGTGAAAAGGACGTACTGAAATCCCTTCAGCTTTATCCCGGCACCGGCAGTTCCCTGGAAAGCAGCAGCAACCTGTTGATACGCGGTGGTGGCGCCGACCAGAACCTTTACCTGCTCGATGGTGTTCCTCTCTATCATACCGGCCACCTCTTCGGACTGTTCTCCATATTCAATGGTGACGCACTGAAAGATGTGTCCCTGTATAAAGATGCCTTTCCTGCCCGCTACGGCGGCCGCCTCTCTTCTGTTGTGGATATCCGTACCAAAGACGGTAACATGAAAGGCTGGCATGGCAAAGCCACCATCAGCCCCGTATCCGCCAGCACAGAACTGGAAGGCCCTTTCGTTAAAGATAAAAGTGCCATGTTCCTGTCTTTCCGCCGATCCCTGATCGACGGCCTGTATGGAAGACAAATCACCAAACAGTACGGGAAATATGCGCTCTATGATGTTAACTTCAAGCTGAACCAGATCATCAACAACAAAAACAGGATCTACCTCAGCTTCTACAAAGGGCAGGATAACATGACTATCCCCAAAGACAATATTCCTTTCCCGCTTGCAGAAGATTATAAATTTGCCTGGAGCAACATCACCGCAGCACTGAAATGGACCAAGGTGATCACGCCCAAGATATTTACCAATACCACTGCCAGCTACAGCCGCTTTTACAACCTGTTTTCGCAAAGCGCCTACATTAAAATTTCTGGTGATGAATTGCTGATAAATGGGAAAGGCGTATCCAGAAACAGGGATATTGCCCTGCACAATGAAACAGAGTTTACCATCAGCAATACACAAAAGCTGTCTTTCGGCGGTGGCTATACCTATCATAATTTTGCGCCTACTGCCTATACGACGAATGTAAATCCGGGTGATGCCATCAAACGTGAGGCTCCCAAATATTACATGTCTGAATTTACTTTGTACGGGGAAGATGAGTTACGTTTCAACAATGATAAATTCATTGTGAGGCCCGGGCTCCACTTAGGAGCACTGGCACAAAGTCATTCTTTTTATTCCAGTCTCCAGCCACGCCTGATGATACGGTGGAACCTGCCGAATGCCCAGTATATTCAGGCTTCCTACGCCCAGATGACACAGTTCATCCACCAGCTGACTACCCCTGTGATCAATCTGCCCACTGACCTGTGGGTGCCCAGCACTGAAAATATCAAACCTGAACAAGCCTATTCCTACAGCCTCTCTTATCAGAAACAGTGGGACAACAAATGGCGGTTCAATGTAAATATCTACTACAAACAACTGAATGATCTCGTTGCCACTAATACGGCGCTCAACATCTTCGATAACTCCGATCTGTGGGAGAAAAAAGTAATCAGTGGCAAAGGCTATAATTACGGCAGCGAGTTATTACTGGAAAAAAACACCGGCAGGCTGACCGGTATTTTCTCCTATACCCTGGCCTGGGCCTGGAGGGAGTTTTCCCGTATGAATAGCGGTAGAATGTTCCCTTACAAGGAAGACCGCCGTCACAATCTGTCACTGGCACTCAAATACCGGTTGAAGCCAGGATGGAGTCTGTCTGCGTCCTGGAAATTCTCCAGTGGCGCCCCATTCACCCTCCCGGCACAGATATTCCCGGACTACGACTGGGGACGCAACATCAATGGGAAGCTGGATGAACGTTATTCGCCATTTTCCAATAACCAAATCAATTATCTGCCTTATATCACACGGCTCAACAATTTCCGGTTAAGAGCCGTACATCATCTTGACCTGGGTACCAACATTTACCTTGGGCGTACTAATGCGATCTACCATACACTTACGGCCGGCATCTACAACATCTATTCCCGTAGCAATCCGTTTATCGTGAGCTACGACCAGTTTGTTACTACAACCTATGATGAAATTTATCCGTTGCAGCTGTATCAGTACAGTTTATTCCGGACATTACCCTATATCAGTTACACACTCAAATTTTAG